The region CCTAATCATGATTATGAAATGGTTTTAACTTGCAACAATACTTCTAAAGAAGCACAAGACATGATGGGCAGTATGTTTTTATTTTTTTACGATGCTGAATTAGATGCTAAGATTAATTAGTTTTTTTATGTTTAAACAACCAATCATATAAAGCGTCTTGATGGAATAAACTTTCAACATTACCATGATTCCCTCCAGGAATAATGGTTAAAGTAACATCTGCCTTTTCATCACATTGTTTGATAGCATTATAAATTTTTTGCGATTCTTTCATGTGAACAATAAAATCTTTGTCTCCATGTTGAATCCAAATAGGAACTTTTGATAACCTACAAGCATCTGCCGTGTTTCCACCACCACAAATGGATACTGCTGCGGTTACTCTGTCAGGATATTTACCCACAAAATGCATGGTCCCATAACTTCCTAAACTCATTCCGCACACATACACACGTTGCGTATCTGTTTCATAGTTTTTTTGAACGTAGTCTAAAATTTCTAAAACTTTATCTGGATTCCAAGAACCATTAGCTAATTGAGGTGCCACGACGATTGCATTAATTTTTCTTCCCTTCTCAATAGCTCGTAAAACGCCATAACGTTTCACTCGATTAATATCGGTTCCTGATAAACTTTTGCCATGTAAAAAAATTAAAATAGGTAATTTATCTTTTGTTTCATTTTTAGGCACTTGAATCCAAAAAGGATAGGAAGTTTTGCCCACAATGGTATGCAACACTTCTTCTTGTTGTTGAAATGAAAATAAAAAAAGGAGAAAAAAGGCAACTAACTTTTTCATATAAATGCTAAAAAAAGTGCTCAAAAGCACTTTTATATTTTAAAATAATTTTTGAATAATATCTTCTTCTGTAATTCCTTCAGCATCTGCTTTATAATTTTTCACAATTCTATGTCGCAAAATTCCGAAAGCTACTGCTTGAACATCTTCAATATCAGGAGAAAATTTACCGTTAATTGCAGCATGTGTCTTTGCAGCTAAAATTAAACTTTGTGAAGCACGAGGACCTGCACCCCAATCTAAATAATTTTTAACAAAATCTGTTGCCAATGGGTTATTAGGTCTTGTTTTTGAAACCAAAGAAACAGCATATTCAATTACATTATCAGTTACAGGTATTTTTCTTATCAAATTTTGATAATCAATTATTTCTTCAGCAGAAAATAATGCATTTACAGTAATCGTACTATTTGATGTAGTGGCTTTAACAACTTGCACTTCTTCTTCAAAAGATGGATAATCTAATTTAATTGCAAACATAAAGCGGTCTAATTGCGCTTCGGGTAGTGGATAAGTCCCTTCTTGTTCAATAGGATTTTGAGTTGCTAATACAAAAAAAGGTAAATCTAATTTATAATGATGCCCCGCAACTGTAACCGATTTCTCTTGCATGGCTTCTAACAAAGCTGCTTGCGTTTTAGGCGGTGTACGATTTATTTCATCAGCTAGGATAATATTTGAAAAAATAGGTCCTTTGATAAATTTAAAATTTCTAGTTTCATCTAAAATTTCACTTCCTAAAATATCAGACGGCATTAAATCTGGAGTAAACTGAATTCGTTTAAAATTTAACCCAAGAGCTTGCGAAATTGTATTAACCATAAGTGTTTTTGCTAATCCAGGAACTCCAACTAACAAAGCATGACCACCCGAAAAGACACTTAATACTATTTGATTAATTACTTCATCTTGCCCTACAATAATTTTTGCAATTTCTTGCTTTAATTCTTTTTGTTTTTGGACTAATTTTTCTATAGCTGCTACATCAGACATAAATACAAAATTTTATAGAAATTATTTTTTTAACCAATTATTAGTAAAAGTACAATTTTTATACTCACCATTGATTTTAACATAGTTCTTTTCGATATTTTCCGTCATCCATTTAGCAACCTGTTTAAATTGTTTATCCGTTAATGCTAATTCTTTAATTTTTAAATAATCTGAAGAAAAATCTGCTTTATGTTCTTCCGTTTTTTTGTTAATTTTTAAAATCTTAAAGAATTTAGAACCTTGTGGTGTTTGATCAACCAAAACTTGAGACACATCACCTTGGTTTAATCCATTCACTTGATTATACAACGAAGGATCTAATTTAGACACTTCAAATTTAGGTTCAGAAGTTCGAGGATTT is a window of Flavobacterium indicum GPTSA100-9 = DSM 17447 DNA encoding:
- a CDS encoding carboxylesterase family protein, with protein sequence MKKLVAFFLLFLFSFQQQEEVLHTIVGKTSYPFWIQVPKNETKDKLPILIFLHGKSLSGTDINRVKRYGVLRAIEKGRKINAIVVAPQLANGSWNPDKVLEILDYVQKNYETDTQRVYVCGMSLGSYGTMHFVGKYPDRVTAAVSICGGGNTADACRLSKVPIWIQHGDKDFIVHMKESQKIYNAIKQCDEKADVTLTIIPGGNHGNVESLFHQDALYDWLFKHKKTN
- a CDS encoding AAA family ATPase, whose translation is MSDVAAIEKLVQKQKELKQEIAKIIVGQDEVINQIVLSVFSGGHALLVGVPGLAKTLMVNTISQALGLNFKRIQFTPDLMPSDILGSEILDETRNFKFIKGPIFSNIILADEINRTPPKTQAALLEAMQEKSVTVAGHHYKLDLPFFVLATQNPIEQEGTYPLPEAQLDRFMFAIKLDYPSFEEEVQVVKATTSNSTITVNALFSAEEIIDYQNLIRKIPVTDNVIEYAVSLVSKTRPNNPLATDFVKNYLDWGAGPRASQSLILAAKTHAAINGKFSPDIEDVQAVAFGILRHRIVKNYKADAEGITEEDIIQKLF